In the Candidatus Abawacabacteria bacterium genome, one interval contains:
- a CDS encoding class II fructose-bisphosphate aldolase translates to MFLNLKEILTPAYNQKFAVLACNIRHPIIMAACLDAAFAVQSPIILEIAESEQEYCAWSPEEIVPQVQLILEQYQKLYGYTVPVGLHLDHVQKDEALIERALQAGFRSALLDLSRFNDEENYRRCLLMKEKMRSYQASLEMEQGAIGFAKDLPAEDVTVESLYTTVEKAVLAVETVQPDALAIAVGNGHGLYKETPHIGFARIQMIADALHQYRTPLVLHGGSGLSLDIFAQAVAVGINKVNYATELSLILFSHLPQDLQIAMEEAAKIAGTEWRKMIGRYKSEIAAVEQNSLRICHQDLKEHVIALLTKGLGSAYQAKLYQ, encoded by the coding sequence ATGTTTTTAAATCTTAAAGAAATCCTGACCCCTGCTTACAACCAAAAGTTTGCTGTACTGGCATGTAATATTCGTCATCCAATAATTATGGCGGCCTGTTTGGACGCTGCCTTTGCTGTCCAGTCACCAATTATTTTAGAGATTGCTGAAAGTGAACAAGAATACTGCGCCTGGTCACCGGAAGAGATTGTTCCTCAAGTCCAGCTAATACTAGAGCAGTATCAAAAGCTGTATGGTTATACCGTTCCAGTAGGACTTCATTTGGATCATGTCCAAAAAGATGAAGCACTTATTGAGCGGGCATTACAAGCCGGCTTTCGTTCAGCATTGCTTGATTTATCACGTTTCAACGACGAAGAAAACTATCGTCGTTGTTTGCTAATGAAGGAAAAAATGCGGTCATACCAGGCTAGTTTGGAAATGGAACAAGGCGCTATTGGTTTTGCCAAAGATTTACCAGCTGAAGACGTAACGGTAGAAAGTTTATATACAACTGTGGAAAAAGCGGTGTTGGCAGTAGAGACGGTTCAACCAGACGCTTTAGCAATTGCCGTTGGTAATGGCCATGGTTTATACAAAGAAACGCCACATATTGGTTTTGCCCGCATTCAGATGATAGCGGATGCACTGCACCAATACAGAACTCCTTTAGTATTACATGGTGGTAGTGGCTTGTCTTTGGACATCTTCGCTCAAGCGGTCGCTGTCGGTATCAATAAAGTTAATTATGCGACAGAGCTAAGCCTGATCTTGTTTTCGCATTTACCGCAAGATTTACAAATTGCCATGGAAGAGGCGGCAAAAATAGCCGGTACTGAATGGCGTAAAATGATTGGTAGATACAAAAGCGAAATAGCTGCTGTAGAACAAAATAGTCTACGGATATGTCACCAGGACTTGAAAGAACATGTCATAGCATTGCTTACTAAAGGCTTGGGATCAGCATATCAGGCCAAGCTATATCAATAA
- a CDS encoding NifU family protein: MAVAKKKAKKTSAKKTAAPKKAKSQKKLAKKSKLTITEQVEKVLDTVRPYLISDGGNIELLGVDEKNGVVTVHLVGACASCPSSQVTLYSGVEQTLKEQVPGIVALVAV; encoded by the coding sequence ATGGCTGTAGCGAAAAAAAAGGCAAAGAAAACTTCGGCAAAAAAGACTGCAGCTCCTAAAAAAGCTAAGTCACAGAAAAAATTGGCTAAAAAAAGCAAGCTTACTATTACTGAACAAGTAGAAAAAGTACTGGATACTGTGCGTCCTTACCTTATTTCCGATGGTGGGAATATTGAATTACTGGGGGTGGATGAAAAGAATGGTGTGGTGACGGTACATTTGGTAGGAGCTTGTGCCTCTTGTCCTAGCTCGCAAGTGACCCTTTATTCAGGTGTGGAACAAACTTTAAAAGAGCAGGTACCAGGCATTGTTGCCCTAGTGGCTGTTTGA
- a CDS encoding cysteine desulfurase, with protein sequence MVYLDYASATPVDPQVLEVMLPYFSHYFANPSSLYSAGKTVREAVERARSQVAAAIGASAEEIVFTSGGTEANNLAVLGTARTKEKETKHLVVSAIEHDSLLRSCRALVSEGWQLSYIPILKSGLIDLSALEKMVTSPAALYSVMLANSEIGTIQPLAEIVTWAKKTGAYVHSDACQALGYVPINVKTLSIDLLSLNSVKVYGPKGVGALYVRKGIQLQPLVWGGKQEYGLRAGTENVPGIVGFGKACEMAVATIDEEVQRITDLRDWLLNELLKISGARLNGDRTSRLANNINISFTGIESEALVFYLDQAGVCVSAASTCTQASMSSSHVLIALGLDEQQRQGSVRLTLGRQTTWEEVEKVVPIISAVVEKLRF encoded by the coding sequence ATGGTGTATTTAGATTACGCAAGTGCCACTCCAGTAGATCCGCAAGTTCTAGAGGTGATGCTGCCCTACTTTTCTCACTACTTTGCCAACCCCTCTAGTTTGTATAGCGCAGGAAAAACAGTTCGTGAAGCCGTGGAGCGAGCACGTTCTCAAGTAGCAGCAGCTATAGGCGCTAGTGCTGAGGAAATTGTATTTACTTCAGGTGGTACCGAGGCAAATAATTTGGCGGTATTGGGTACAGCTAGGACAAAAGAAAAAGAGACTAAACATTTGGTGGTATCAGCGATAGAACATGATTCACTACTGCGATCTTGTCGGGCACTGGTAAGTGAAGGTTGGCAATTGTCGTATATTCCCATACTAAAAAGTGGTTTGATAGATTTGTCGGCTCTGGAAAAAATGGTAACCAGCCCGGCAGCTCTTTATTCTGTTATGTTAGCTAATAGCGAAATAGGAACTATTCAGCCATTAGCAGAGATTGTGACTTGGGCAAAAAAAACGGGGGCTTATGTGCATAGCGATGCTTGCCAGGCTTTGGGGTATGTGCCAATCAATGTGAAGACTTTGTCTATTGATCTTTTAAGTCTCAATAGTGTGAAAGTATATGGTCCGAAAGGTGTTGGTGCCTTGTATGTCCGTAAAGGTATTCAGCTTCAGCCATTGGTATGGGGTGGAAAACAAGAATACGGGCTAAGAGCGGGCACGGAAAACGTCCCTGGGATAGTTGGCTTTGGTAAGGCCTGCGAAATGGCCGTTGCTACTATTGATGAAGAAGTACAAAGGATAACTGACCTAAGAGATTGGTTACTTAATGAATTGCTCAAAATTTCTGGTGCTAGGCTCAATGGGGATCGGACTAGTCGGTTAGCCAATAATATCAATATTAGTTTTACCGGAATTGAGTCAGAGGCTTTAGTGTTTTATTTAGATCAGGCTGGTGTCTGCGTATCAGCTGCATCTACTTGTACTCAAGCGAGTATGTCCTCTAGTCATGTGCTAATTGCATTAGGTCTTGATGAACAGCAAAGGCAGGGAAGTGTGCGTCTTACCTTGGGAAGACAGACTACTTGGGAGGAAGTGGAAAAAGTAGTGCCGATTATTTCGGCCGTAGTAGAGAAGTTGCGTTTTTAG
- the mutM gene encoding bifunctional DNA-formamidopyrimidine glycosylase/DNA-(apurinic or apyrimidinic site) lyase, which translates to MPELPEVETVVQTLRPKLIDQQLTAIQALNSATVVYKNPFEPFIIKNIVRRGKYIILMGDDHFLTIHLRMTGRLLEKATNKKFIRAILAFTNSSLHFEDMRKFGRIVFATGIELEALPGIRNLGPEPWQEQLDKSFYQQLQRSNATIKSFLLNQKNIAGIGNIYADEICFHAYINPLTVSKSITASIAKRLLNSIRYILNKAITLRGTTFAHFIDADGKKGNNFEYLQAYGRKGKSCFRCNTPLTTIKIHNRTTVYCPACQKIPGNKKEVCTAADSLYILHLHTFLKRCRKILRRIFGDHPP; encoded by the coding sequence ATGCCAGAATTACCTGAAGTAGAGACAGTGGTGCAAACCCTGCGCCCAAAATTGATTGATCAACAATTAACAGCTATCCAAGCACTAAACTCGGCCACCGTAGTATATAAAAACCCTTTTGAGCCTTTCATCATAAAAAATATTGTGCGCAGAGGTAAATACATCATCTTAATGGGTGACGATCATTTTTTAACTATTCATTTAAGAATGACTGGTAGGCTATTAGAAAAAGCCACCAATAAAAAGTTTATTCGAGCTATCTTGGCATTTACCAATAGCTCATTACACTTTGAGGATATGCGCAAATTTGGTCGGATAGTATTCGCCACAGGGATAGAGCTTGAAGCCTTGCCTGGTATCAGAAACTTAGGCCCCGAACCATGGCAGGAGCAATTAGATAAAAGTTTCTATCAACAACTGCAACGAAGTAACGCAACGATAAAAAGCTTTTTATTAAATCAAAAAAACATTGCCGGTATTGGCAATATCTATGCCGACGAAATCTGTTTCCATGCCTACATAAACCCGCTAACAGTGAGCAAAAGCATCACAGCTTCTATAGCCAAAAGATTACTGAACTCCATCCGGTACATCTTAAATAAAGCGATCACATTACGCGGCACAACCTTTGCTCACTTTATCGATGCCGATGGCAAAAAAGGCAACAATTTTGAATATCTCCAAGCATACGGTAGAAAAGGAAAAAGCTGTTTTCGTTGTAATACACCATTAACAACAATAAAAATTCACAATAGAACGACTGTCTATTGTCCAGCGTGTCAGAAAATCCCAGGGAATAAAAAAGAAGTTTGTACAGCCGCTGATTCCTTATATATTCTACACCTACATACTTTTCTAAAAAGATGTAGGAAAATTTTGCGCAGAATTTTTGGAGATCATCCGCCATAA
- a CDS encoding L,D-transpeptidase, translating into MKKWLSLMMVVLTSITAIPIGQAESSIVVEGPVEPVYGFQFSHTDFELYIGHDAEYTFQLGVTNTGTVPWYTDGTGGAPLRLATVRPRDQEISMFYPMLNNENWVTPNRIRSLEAKVVDAQASAAFTFTIKAPTQPGKYLFAVAPVIEGVMFLPGNPLLVSVIVDDDATLTEQFKVATKKQILIDRSSQKMHQKVGGDDINVFIVSTGKPGMDTPAGTYYVDHKNDVRYSSAYNMYMDNWMGLRHERYGFRGYGIHKLPYWKLRSGRLYEGESHLGRRVSHGCVRLGYTESKTVYDWAEVGTVVQVI; encoded by the coding sequence ATGAAAAAGTGGCTTTCTCTGATGATGGTTGTTTTAACCTCAATCACTGCAATACCAATTGGTCAGGCAGAGTCTTCGATAGTAGTAGAAGGGCCTGTGGAACCAGTGTATGGATTCCAATTTTCTCATACGGACTTTGAGCTTTATATAGGTCATGACGCTGAATATACCTTTCAGTTAGGTGTGACTAATACTGGTACAGTTCCTTGGTATACTGATGGTACTGGTGGCGCTCCGCTACGTTTGGCTACTGTCCGTCCTAGAGATCAAGAAATAAGCATGTTTTATCCCATGCTGAATAATGAGAATTGGGTTACACCCAATCGCATTCGCTCTCTTGAGGCAAAGGTGGTCGATGCTCAAGCATCAGCTGCTTTTACTTTCACTATCAAAGCACCAACTCAACCAGGTAAATATCTTTTTGCGGTGGCACCCGTGATCGAGGGTGTGATGTTTTTACCCGGAAATCCATTATTGGTAAGTGTTATTGTAGATGATGATGCTACTTTGACGGAACAGTTCAAGGTGGCGACAAAAAAACAAATCTTAATTGATCGCTCTAGTCAAAAGATGCATCAAAAAGTAGGTGGTGATGATATTAATGTATTTATCGTTTCCACTGGTAAGCCCGGTATGGATACACCAGCTGGTACATACTATGTAGATCATAAAAATGATGTGCGATATTCGTCTGCTTATAATATGTACATGGATAATTGGATGGGGCTTCGTCATGAACGATATGGTTTCCGTGGTTACGGTATTCACAAATTGCCATATTGGAAATTGAGATCAGGCCGTCTCTATGAAGGTGAATCACATCTTGGTAGAAGAGTAAGTCATGGTTGTGTTCGTTTAGGCTATACAGAATCAAAGACTGTCTATGATTGGGCAGAAGTGGGAACGGTAGTACAGGTAATATAA
- the smpB gene encoding SsrA-binding protein SmpB, protein MSLAVNKKARFEYEILETFQAGIKLSGPEVKSVRAQNIQLNGAYIFFQSGRPMLLNAHISHYKPAYHSNAIADRSRELLLKKKEIDYLQSKIFTDKLTCIPLSVYLKNNLIKVEIALARGKKLHDKRRSIKERETDRIAARAMK, encoded by the coding sequence ATGTCATTAGCAGTAAATAAAAAGGCTCGATTTGAGTATGAAATTTTAGAAACTTTTCAGGCTGGTATTAAACTTTCGGGCCCAGAAGTGAAGTCTGTTCGTGCCCAGAATATACAGCTTAATGGCGCTTATATTTTCTTCCAATCAGGTAGGCCTATGCTTTTGAATGCTCATATCAGTCACTACAAGCCAGCATATCACAGCAATGCTATAGCTGATCGTTCCCGTGAACTCTTGCTGAAGAAAAAGGAAATCGATTATCTGCAAAGCAAAATCTTTACTGACAAACTTACCTGTATTCCTTTATCGGTCTATTTGAAAAATAATTTGATTAAAGTAGAAATAGCCTTGGCTAGGGGAAAGAAGTTGCACGATAAGAGGCGATCAATTAAAGAAAGGGAAACAGATCGGATTGCCGCTAGAGCTATGAAATGA
- a CDS encoding NUDIX domain-containing protein: MLRKGIDCIGVCLVYFCHDGNGNLLFMKRSQNARDEQGTWDVGGGALELFNTVEERLKLEIQEEYMTDVLEYEFLGYRDVHRVLDNGQETHWVALDFLVRVEPGMVQIGEPHKFDAMGWFTLASLPQPLHSQLPFQISLYEERLARALKQNI; encoded by the coding sequence ATGTTGAGAAAAGGTATCGATTGTATTGGGGTTTGTTTGGTTTACTTTTGTCATGATGGCAATGGCAATTTGCTCTTTATGAAGCGCAGTCAAAATGCTCGGGATGAGCAAGGTACTTGGGATGTGGGCGGTGGGGCTCTGGAACTTTTTAATACCGTGGAAGAAAGACTGAAGCTGGAAATTCAAGAAGAATATATGACCGATGTTTTGGAATATGAATTCCTAGGCTATCGAGATGTTCATCGAGTTTTGGACAATGGTCAGGAAACTCATTGGGTAGCTTTAGATTTTTTAGTCAGAGTAGAACCGGGAATGGTACAAATTGGCGAGCCGCATAAGTTTGATGCTATGGGTTGGTTTACCTTGGCATCTCTTCCTCAACCACTACATTCGCAATTGCCCTTCCAAATTAGTCTCTATGAGGAGCGTTTGGCTAGAGCTTTGAAGCAAAATATCTGA
- a CDS encoding peptide chain release factor-like protein: MANFPVELSPHLLEKAQALHIFSQDIGEQFIRGSGKGGQKINKTSSCVLLKHIPTSIEVRCQKHREQSKNRLSAYKLLILKVEQQKKGSASALAQKIFKLRKQKQKRSKRAKEKMLHLKKAHGEVKSLRQSIKLI, from the coding sequence ATGGCTAATTTCCCGGTAGAATTATCACCGCATTTACTAGAAAAAGCTCAAGCTTTACATATCTTTAGCCAGGACATTGGCGAACAATTTATTCGAGGCAGCGGTAAAGGAGGACAGAAAATTAACAAAACATCTAGTTGTGTTTTACTAAAACATATCCCTACTAGCATTGAAGTGCGTTGTCAAAAGCACCGAGAGCAATCCAAAAATCGGCTCTCCGCCTATAAACTATTAATTTTGAAAGTTGAGCAACAAAAAAAGGGCTCAGCTTCAGCATTGGCTCAGAAAATATTCAAATTAAGAAAGCAAAAACAAAAACGCTCCAAAAGAGCCAAAGAAAAGATGTTACATCTCAAAAAAGCGCATGGTGAAGTAAAGTCTTTACGCCAAAGTATTAAGCTAATTTAG
- a CDS encoding DUF1003 domain-containing protein encodes MSKKKKKKLHNYARVRADLNAVPEVMKQLEDEHVSFGQKLAENLAQFVGSWRFIIFQSSIFCIWIVLNLIGWIQHWDPYPFILLNLFLSFQAAYCGPVIMMAQNRQEAKDRLRSELDFQVNIAAEQEIKKLLSSFDTARLAHMARVDNQLKELLKLLKGRR; translated from the coding sequence ATGAGTAAGAAAAAAAAGAAAAAGCTCCATAATTATGCTCGGGTAAGAGCAGATCTCAATGCTGTGCCGGAAGTAATGAAACAACTGGAGGATGAACATGTTTCCTTTGGTCAAAAGTTGGCTGAGAATTTAGCTCAATTTGTTGGTAGTTGGCGATTTATTATCTTTCAGAGTTCAATATTTTGTATTTGGATAGTGCTTAATTTAATTGGGTGGATACAACATTGGGATCCATATCCATTCATTTTGTTGAATCTGTTTTTGTCTTTCCAGGCAGCATATTGTGGTCCAGTCATCATGATGGCGCAGAATAGGCAAGAGGCCAAAGATCGTTTACGTTCAGAGCTAGATTTCCAAGTGAATATTGCTGCAGAGCAAGAGATAAAAAAGTTACTCAGTAGTTTTGATACTGCCCGTTTAGCGCACATGGCGAGAGTGGATAATCAATTGAAAGAATTGTTGAAGTTGCTTAAGGGAAGAAGATAA
- a CDS encoding FMN-binding protein encodes MKSKHPVQKAFSVAAFASLALNLTACATDTTLPQATVVPSVTSTPISTTPVPTVMTTPTAIVTPTAQNTSSTYKDGTYSVQGTYISPGGPESIAVKLTVQKGVVTDAEVIPAAVLPMSQRFQGEFVSGYKQLVIGKSIDELNLGRVSGSSLTPKGFNDAVAKIKAQARS; translated from the coding sequence ATGAAATCAAAGCATCCTGTGCAAAAAGCTTTTTCTGTCGCTGCTTTTGCTTCTCTTGCTCTCAATTTGACCGCTTGTGCTACTGATACTACTTTGCCTCAAGCGACTGTAGTTCCCAGTGTGACATCTACCCCAATTAGTACTACTCCAGTGCCGACAGTGATGACTACGCCTACCGCCATAGTAACACCTACAGCTCAAAACACTTCTAGTACTTATAAAGATGGTACATATTCAGTACAAGGCACTTATATTTCTCCTGGGGGGCCAGAAAGTATTGCTGTGAAACTTACTGTACAAAAGGGAGTGGTAACTGATGCTGAAGTAATTCCTGCAGCAGTGTTACCTATGTCTCAGCGTTTCCAAGGAGAATTTGTTTCTGGCTATAAACAATTAGTGATTGGTAAAAGTATTGATGAACTGAATTTGGGTAGAGTTTCAGGCTCTTCTCTTACGCCCAAAGGTTTCAATGATGCTGTAGCTAAAATTAAAGCTCAGGCGAGATCATAA
- a CDS encoding FAD:protein FMN transferase has translation MWTFTALGTRWQIECYQSLKSITEEQLLQKVKRRVRLFEDTYSRFKSESLIGKMAQRSGRFVLGEDAKVLFDLYQALYQHTDGAFTPLIGEALVSAGYDQDYSLQPTQMYPVRLWQDVIDYQFPEVTITVPVQLDFGAAGKGYLVDIVAKVIEEAGIASFFIDAGGDIYYRNMNGVSLSIGLEHPQNSTQAIGVVPILNQSICGSAGNRRTWGNWHHIINPHTLASPEHILATWVIADKTIIADALATCLFFVPPEKLVESYQFDYLIMYADHTIKKSTQFGAEVFIQN, from the coding sequence ATGTGGACTTTTACGGCCTTGGGGACACGATGGCAAATAGAATGTTATCAGTCGCTCAAATCAATTACTGAGGAGCAGCTTTTGCAGAAGGTGAAGCGACGCGTGCGCTTGTTTGAAGATACTTATTCACGTTTTAAATCAGAATCTCTCATAGGTAAAATGGCCCAGAGAAGTGGTAGATTTGTATTAGGTGAGGACGCTAAAGTGCTTTTTGATTTGTATCAGGCCCTATATCAGCACACTGATGGAGCTTTTACTCCTCTGATTGGTGAAGCTTTGGTTAGCGCTGGCTATGATCAAGATTATTCTTTACAGCCTACTCAAATGTATCCAGTGCGTCTTTGGCAGGATGTTATTGATTATCAGTTTCCTGAAGTAACTATCACAGTGCCAGTACAGTTAGATTTCGGTGCTGCTGGTAAAGGATATTTAGTGGATATTGTGGCGAAAGTTATTGAAGAGGCAGGTATAGCAAGTTTTTTTATTGATGCTGGTGGCGATATTTATTATCGGAATATGAATGGTGTTTCTTTGTCCATTGGTTTGGAACATCCCCAAAACTCAACTCAGGCTATTGGTGTAGTGCCAATTCTCAACCAGAGCATATGTGGCTCAGCAGGGAATAGAAGGACTTGGGGTAATTGGCATCATATTATTAATCCTCATACTTTAGCTTCGCCAGAGCATATTTTAGCTACTTGGGTAATCGCGGATAAAACTATTATCGCCGATGCTTTGGCTACCTGTTTGTTTTTTGTTCCTCCAGAAAAACTGGTAGAATCGTATCAATTTGACTATCTAATTATGTATGCTGATCATACGATAAAAAAATCAACTCAGTTTGGAGCAGAGGTTTTTATTCAAAATTAA
- a CDS encoding oxidoreductase, protein MIFVDRLLNSITMYRVVLYSLTLLTGIAFLLSFLGYFLQLDWLSLPYSPGEMLLSLFALTIFVGGSNYLFSWLFKVPRNFESGAITLLILFFILAPSTNYFDLFSVALAGTVAMAAKYLLVIKNKHIFNPAALGLVVIGLIGSSSAVWWVGSAVLLPFVTILGLLVVRKVRRFAMFATFFVVSFVSLTMVGLVAGMPLADLAIQILASWPIIFFGTIMLTEPLTTPPTRRLQIIYAVIVGLLFASQFHIGSFYITPEWALVLGNIFSYLVSPKQRVLLYFKNKTQLAPSIYDLVFVPEEKIMYQPGQYMEWTISPAHADGRGNRRYFTLASAPTEAEIHLGIKVNPEGSSFKKDLQNMSAGETIIVSQLAGEFTMPADRNKKLLFIAGGIGITPFRSMIKYLLDNDQKRDVVLLYACSNEADFVYQDIFSQAEKALGIKTHCILSEVPSSAWPGKVGHINKRMLDELVPDFKERLIYISGPGGMVDAYRKLFKSLGAKKRQIKTDYFPGF, encoded by the coding sequence ATGATATTTGTCGACAGATTGCTCAATAGCATCACCATGTACCGCGTAGTACTTTATAGTCTTACCCTGCTCACTGGCATTGCTTTCCTTTTGAGCTTCTTAGGCTATTTTCTCCAGCTTGATTGGCTCAGCCTACCTTACTCGCCGGGAGAAATGTTGCTTTCTTTATTCGCGCTGACGATTTTTGTTGGGGGAAGTAATTACCTTTTCTCATGGTTATTTAAAGTACCTAGAAACTTTGAATCAGGAGCGATTACTTTGTTAATTCTCTTTTTTATTTTAGCCCCATCAACTAATTACTTTGATCTATTCTCAGTAGCATTAGCTGGCACAGTAGCAATGGCGGCGAAATATCTTTTAGTGATAAAAAATAAGCATATATTTAATCCCGCTGCCCTTGGTTTGGTGGTAATTGGTTTAATTGGTAGTAGCTCAGCAGTCTGGTGGGTGGGCAGTGCTGTTTTGTTACCTTTTGTCACAATTCTTGGTTTGCTCGTTGTGCGAAAAGTGAGGCGCTTTGCTATGTTTGCCACTTTTTTTGTAGTCAGTTTTGTTAGTTTAACTATGGTGGGCTTGGTTGCTGGTATGCCCTTAGCTGATTTGGCCATACAAATACTAGCATCGTGGCCTATTATTTTCTTTGGAACGATTATGCTTACTGAGCCTCTGACTACACCACCAACTAGACGGCTACAAATAATCTATGCAGTTATTGTTGGTCTGCTTTTTGCTTCCCAATTTCATATCGGATCATTTTATATCACCCCAGAATGGGCGTTGGTGCTAGGTAACATATTTTCTTATCTAGTCAGTCCTAAGCAGCGAGTACTGCTTTATTTCAAGAATAAAACGCAATTGGCACCTAGTATTTATGATCTAGTTTTTGTCCCTGAAGAGAAGATTATGTATCAACCAGGTCAATATATGGAGTGGACTATTTCCCCAGCACATGCTGATGGCCGAGGTAATAGAAGATACTTTACTTTAGCTTCCGCACCTACTGAAGCAGAGATTCATTTGGGTATAAAAGTAAATCCTGAAGGAAGTAGTTTCAAAAAAGATTTACAAAATATGTCAGCTGGAGAGACCATTATCGTTTCTCAGCTCGCTGGTGAATTTACTATGCCGGCTGACCGCAATAAGAAATTGCTATTTATTGCTGGTGGTATTGGAATCACTCCATTTCGCAGCATGATTAAGTACTTATTGGATAACGACCAGAAGCGTGATGTTGTCTTGTTGTATGCTTGCAGTAATGAAGCTGATTTTGTGTACCAAGATATTTTTAGCCAAGCAGAAAAGGCATTAGGAATAAAGACACACTGTATATTATCAGAGGTACCTAGTTCGGCCTGGCCTGGCAAAGTAGGTCACATCAATAAACGAATGCTAGATGAGCTGGTTCCGGATTTTAAAGAAAGGCTGATATATATTTCTGGTCCTGGAGGAATGGTCGATGCCTACCGAAAACTGTTTAAATCGTTAGGAGCAAAGAAGCGACAAATCAAGACAGACTATTTTCCAGGATTTTGA
- a CDS encoding four helix bundle protein, which yields MKHNFLKKRSFALAVEIIYFYQKLLQQKEYVIAKQLLRSGTSVGANISESHSAQSKRDFLNKLEIALKEARKTEYWLQLLDETNLTKIDCKQIIESTEQMIKLLVTSVNTVKTKLIT from the coding sequence ATGAAGCACAACTTTCTAAAAAAGCGTAGCTTCGCCTTGGCGGTGGAAATTATTTACTTTTATCAGAAACTATTGCAGCAAAAAGAGTATGTAATTGCTAAACAACTGTTACGCAGTGGTACAAGTGTTGGTGCCAATATTAGCGAATCGCATTCAGCTCAAAGCAAAAGAGACTTTCTCAATAAACTAGAAATAGCATTAAAAGAAGCACGTAAGACCGAGTACTGGTTACAATTATTAGACGAAACGAACTTAACTAAGATTGATTGCAAACAAATAATAGAAAGTACTGAACAAATGATCAAATTATTAGTCACAAGCGTAAATACTGTAAAAACCAAACTCATTACCTAG
- a CDS encoding HAD family hydrolase has protein sequence MRSLLLVDFDGTLCFDRFWRSVSPEVMAQIQSLLFSANRDLIRNWMRGQYSSEQVNRFIADTTGVAYDDLWEMFVRDCENMSVSPKALAQVALLRERFHTVLLTDNMDCFTRFTVPKLQLNAYFDHILNSADHGKMKSDNDGELFAKLAKKIGVSIDQTWLVDNSVSACEHITKQGGRACLVTSEQTCEYWLDSLLLC, from the coding sequence ATGCGGTCGCTGCTTTTGGTTGATTTTGATGGCACTCTTTGTTTTGATCGCTTTTGGCGTAGTGTTTCTCCTGAGGTCATGGCCCAAATTCAAAGTTTACTTTTTTCTGCTAATAGAGATTTGATTAGAAATTGGATGCGAGGCCAATATTCCTCAGAGCAAGTGAATCGCTTTATCGCTGATACAACGGGTGTTGCTTATGATGATTTGTGGGAAATGTTTGTACGCGACTGCGAAAATATGAGTGTGTCACCAAAAGCGCTTGCTCAAGTAGCACTGTTACGTGAGCGATTTCATACTGTGTTGTTAACGGATAATATGGATTGCTTTACACGATTCACTGTGCCGAAGTTACAATTAAACGCTTATTTTGATCACATTCTTAATTCTGCCGATCATGGCAAAATGAAAAGTGATAATGATGGCGAATTGTTTGCCAAATTAGCGAAAAAAATAGGGGTTTCTATTGATCAAACATGGCTTGTCGATAATTCTGTTTCCGCTTGCGAGCATATCACCAAACAGGGGGGGCGAGCATGTTTAGTAACTTCTGAACAAACATGCGAATATTGGCTAGATTCCTTGCTTTTGTGCTAG